A genome region from Actinobacillus arthritidis includes the following:
- the sppA gene encoding signal peptide peptidase SppA — protein sequence MLKIFKGLYQIFRCIRELVLSLFFIIFVLVCFAITALIQQESKTQKTVQFIEKGALTLNLDGYLADNHDEYSDLHRLVQSELGNGEPIKISTFDVARAINKAMKDERITGLVLDLGYFQGGDSASLKFIGSQIKTFKQSGKPVIAIGEQYSQSQYYLASFADKIYLNKAGFIDIHSLSYSNIYFKTLLDKIEAVPHIFRVGTYKSAVEPFIRDDMSEEAKQNAQLWLNSVWNNIRKDIAHNRNIPIEQVLPDSQTYIAKYRQLKGDDAQYALSQKLVTEIATNAEIQQELVKLFGKDKEGNYNQIDYFDYAQELNDRFDVSATHKIAIINVEGQIISGESDQSSAGSDTIVKLLRKAREDKSVDGVILRVNSPGGGAMASEIIRQELEAIQLAGKPVVTSMGGMAASGGYWISATSDKIIASPTTITGSIGIFGLATSFEKTAKNLGVTEDGISLSPFASSSPLKTLPKEQAEVIQISIENGYDRFLELVSRGRKMPKPDVDKIAQGQVWSGEDALKHGLVDQLGDFDTAYEVITELVNQQRKEKGEAAIEHFRAQWFIDSDDSLLGSFLNGSNLKLQFGSLLGLPIASQAQQSLELLQKFNDPKHTYLYCLSCGTIK from the coding sequence ATGTTAAAAATTTTCAAAGGGCTTTATCAGATTTTTCGTTGTATTCGAGAATTGGTATTAAGCCTATTTTTTATCATTTTTGTACTGGTATGCTTTGCGATTACCGCTTTAATCCAGCAAGAATCTAAAACTCAAAAAACCGTACAATTTATCGAAAAAGGGGCGTTAACCCTTAATTTAGACGGATATTTAGCCGATAACCACGATGAATACAGTGATTTACATCGTTTGGTTCAATCTGAGTTAGGTAATGGCGAGCCAATTAAAATTTCTACTTTTGATGTTGCCCGTGCCATTAATAAGGCAATGAAAGATGAACGAATTACCGGATTAGTGCTAGATTTAGGCTATTTCCAAGGTGGCGATAGTGCTTCACTAAAATTTATCGGTTCTCAAATTAAAACCTTTAAACAATCCGGAAAACCGGTGATTGCGATTGGCGAACAATATAGCCAATCACAATATTATTTAGCTAGTTTTGCCGATAAAATCTATCTGAATAAAGCCGGTTTTATCGATATTCACTCGCTCAGTTATAGCAATATCTATTTCAAAACCTTACTCGATAAAATCGAAGCCGTGCCACATATTTTCCGTGTTGGTACATACAAATCAGCAGTAGAACCCTTTATCCGTGATGATATGTCAGAGGAAGCAAAACAAAATGCACAACTGTGGCTAAATTCGGTATGGAATAATATCCGCAAAGACATTGCTCACAATCGAAATATTCCGATTGAACAGGTATTACCGGACAGTCAAACCTATATCGCTAAATATCGTCAACTAAAAGGCGATGATGCCCAATATGCGTTAAGCCAAAAACTCGTGACCGAAATTGCAACTAATGCTGAAATTCAACAGGAATTAGTCAAACTATTCGGTAAAGATAAAGAGGGTAACTATAACCAAATCGATTACTTCGATTATGCTCAGGAACTTAATGATCGCTTTGATGTTTCCGCCACACATAAAATTGCAATTATCAATGTCGAAGGGCAAATCATTTCCGGTGAAAGTGATCAAAGTTCAGCAGGTAGCGATACGATTGTTAAACTGCTACGTAAGGCTCGTGAAGATAAAAGTGTTGATGGTGTGATTTTACGTGTCAATAGCCCCGGCGGCGGCGCAATGGCTTCGGAAATTATTCGCCAAGAATTAGAAGCGATTCAACTTGCCGGTAAACCGGTTGTGACATCAATGGGCGGTATGGCGGCTTCAGGCGGTTATTGGATTTCGGCGACCAGCGATAAAATTATCGCCAGCCCGACTACCATTACCGGTTCAATCGGAATTTTCGGCTTAGCCACCAGCTTTGAAAAAACCGCTAAAAATTTAGGTGTCACCGAAGACGGTATTTCACTTTCACCATTTGCTTCTTCTAGCCCGTTAAAAACGTTGCCGAAAGAACAAGCGGAGGTGATTCAAATCAGCATTGAAAACGGCTATGACCGATTCCTAGAACTGGTCAGCCGTGGACGTAAAATGCCTAAACCAGATGTGGATAAAATTGCACAAGGGCAAGTTTGGTCGGGTGAAGATGCGTTAAAACACGGTTTAGTTGATCAATTAGGCGATTTTGACACCGCTTATGAGGTTATCACCGAATTAGTCAATCAACAACGTAAAGAGAAAGGCGAAGCCGCAATCGAGCACTTTAGAGCACAATGGTTTATTGACAGCGATGATAGCTTGCTAGGTTCATTCTTAAATGGCTCGAACTTGAAATTACAATTCGGTTCATTATTAGGCTTACCGATTGCCTCTCAAGCTCAACAATCATTAGAATTGCTACAAAAATTCAATGATCCTAAACACACCTATTTATATTGCCTTAGCTGTGGCACAATAAAATAG
- a CDS encoding SDR family NAD(P)-dependent oxidoreductase yields the protein MKTILITGCSSGIGYATAKLLKKNGWRVIASCRKQVDIDRLRAEGFECIQLDVQDSAQIAEAFEYIKANGGLDAVFCNAGQGQPGCVEDLPREALRELFEINVFGVWEVMNHALKIFRAQNHGRILLTSSILGFAAMHFRGAYNASKFAVEGMADTLRHELHGSNIYVSLIEPGPILSDFRSNSLDKLTKYIDVENTAKTAFNQKQYQRLATKKNDNPFAKPASAVAEACLKALSDSKPKARYQVTFPTKLFWWLRRILPTTWFDFVCRKSGG from the coding sequence ATGAAAACGATTCTAATCACCGGTTGTTCTTCCGGTATCGGTTATGCCACCGCTAAATTGTTGAAAAAAAACGGCTGGCGAGTGATCGCCAGTTGCAGAAAACAGGTGGATATTGACCGCTTGCGAGCGGAAGGCTTTGAATGTATTCAGCTTGATGTGCAAGATTCGGCACAAATAGCGGAAGCGTTTGAATATATAAAAGCGAACGGTGGCTTAGATGCAGTATTCTGCAATGCAGGGCAAGGGCAACCGGGCTGTGTGGAAGATTTACCGCGTGAAGCATTACGTGAGTTATTTGAAATCAATGTATTTGGCGTGTGGGAAGTGATGAATCATGCACTTAAAATTTTCCGAGCGCAGAATCACGGACGTATTTTATTGACCAGTAGTATTTTAGGCTTTGCCGCAATGCACTTTCGAGGGGCTTATAATGCCTCTAAATTTGCAGTAGAAGGCATGGCGGATACGTTACGTCACGAATTACACGGCTCGAATATTTATGTTAGTTTGATTGAGCCGGGCCCGATTTTAAGCGATTTTCGTTCAAATTCTTTGGATAAACTCACCAAATATATTGATGTGGAAAATACCGCTAAAACCGCATTTAACCAAAAACAATATCAGCGTTTGGCAACTAAAAAGAATGATAATCCGTTTGCTAAACCGGCATCAGCCGTGGCGGAAGCCTGTCTAAAAGCCTTAAGTGATAGTAAACCGAAAGCTCGCTATCAAGTCACATTTCCAACTAAATTGTTTTGGTGGCTAAGACGTATTTTACCGACTACATGGTTTGATTTTGTGTGCCGTAAGTCCGGTGGCTAG
- a CDS encoding heavy-metal-associated domain-containing protein, whose amino-acid sequence MSITLKLDGLHCGNCVKSVEKALNAVEGVTKATVTLEPQQAIVEGSANAEVLIAAVDDIGFEAEVI is encoded by the coding sequence ATGTCAATTACACTCAAACTTGACGGCTTACATTGCGGAAACTGCGTAAAAAGCGTGGAAAAAGCGCTTAATGCCGTAGAAGGTGTAACCAAAGCGACCGTAACTTTAGAACCACAACAAGCGATTGTAGAAGGTTCTGCTAACGCAGAAGTTCTTATTGCCGCTGTTGATGATATTGGTTTTGAAGCGGAAGTTATTTAA
- a CDS encoding DUF411 domain-containing protein, producing MKFHLLKTVSLCAMFATSSFAYAVNNIEVWKSPTCGCCNFWIDHLKQHGFNVTANDTGNHHVHSKLQLQPKLQACHSAMVDGYLIEGHVPAQDIERLLKEKPADAVGLIVPEMPLGSPGMDQPKHMGHKDKYNVLLLKKDGTTTIFNSYN from the coding sequence ATGAAATTTCATCTGTTAAAAACCGTTTCACTTTGTGCAATGTTTGCAACTTCTTCTTTTGCTTATGCAGTCAATAATATTGAAGTATGGAAGAGTCCGACTTGCGGTTGCTGTAACTTTTGGATTGATCATTTAAAACAGCACGGTTTTAACGTCACCGCAAATGATACTGGTAATCACCATGTACATAGCAAATTGCAATTACAGCCGAAATTACAAGCCTGTCATAGTGCAATGGTGGACGGTTATCTGATTGAAGGCCACGTGCCGGCACAGGATATTGAACGTTTACTCAAAGAAAAACCGGCTGATGCGGTAGGTTTAATCGTACCGGAAATGCCGCTTGGTTCGCCGGGTATGGATCAGCCGAAACATATGGGTCATAAAGATAAATATAATGTGCTGTTACTCAAAAAAGACGGCACAACTACGATTTTCAATTCATACAACTAA
- a CDS encoding Cu(I)-responsive transcriptional regulator: MNISQATKHTELSAKQIRDYEKAGLLPQATRSSSGYRVYSADLERLHFISNARKVGFSLVQISELLKLNDDPHRTSREVKKLTEQHIEELQQKIADLQQMLTLLKSWSKSCCGNDSPECSILSGLKR; encoded by the coding sequence ATGAATATCAGTCAAGCGACCAAGCATACCGAATTATCGGCAAAACAAATTCGTGATTATGAAAAAGCGGGTTTATTGCCGCAAGCCACTCGTTCAAGTAGCGGCTATCGAGTTTATTCGGCGGATTTGGAACGTTTACACTTTATCAGTAATGCACGTAAGGTTGGATTTTCTTTAGTGCAGATCAGCGAATTATTAAAACTAAATGATGATCCGCATCGTACCAGCCGCGAAGTAAAGAAACTTACCGAGCAACATATTGAAGAACTTCAGCAGAAAATTGCTGATTTACAACAAATGCTGACATTATTAAAAAGTTGGAGTAAGTCTTGCTGTGGCAATGATAGCCCGGAATGCTCGATATTAAGCGGTCTAAAACGCTAA